In Bombus huntii isolate Logan2020A chromosome 11, iyBomHunt1.1, whole genome shotgun sequence, the sequence CGGCACCTTAgttcaatatttatttatgcaaatCAAATTCACGGATTTACATCACGCCTGAAACGGTTTACGTCGTAGTTTATTTAGAAAACGTCTTCTATTGTTATACACGTAGATACGCTACCGTTAAACTATCAATAGACGTTATCAACGATAATAAAGCTCGACAAGTTGAGAATTTTTTCATCTCTTGTAGTAAAGAAGGATAACTATAACAGCTAGGGGTAGCGTACTTCGACAACAACGTGCGTTTGTTTGTTTGGTCTGTAGGCTCCGAAACCGGCAGCTGCCTGGGATGGAGTACGATCGGCTAAAGACGATGCCAACATATGTGTTCAAAGAAATATCTTCACCTACGACGATGCGATCGTCGGTGACGAGGATTGTCTTTATCTGAATGTCTACACACCGAAAGTGCCCACTGCGGAAGACAAATTAAAGGGAGGATATCCGGTTATGATTTGGCTGCATGGTGGCGGATGGGTCTGTGGCGCTGGTCATTCCGACTATTATCATCCTAAATTCTTATTGGATCACGACGTGATTCTCGTCGCCGTAAATTACAGGTGAATCGATTCGTCGGTGTTGAACGATGCCAACGTGTTTGTCAacgttcgttaaacttatgaAAATCTGCTATAGGCTCGGGCCAATAGGATTCCTGAGCACGGAGGATCTAGTATGTCCTGGAAATAACGGATTAAAGGATCAGGCAATGTCCATTCGTTGGGTACACGAGAATATAGCCGTCTTCGGTGGTGATCCAAATCGCGTGACCATTTTCGGGGAAAGCGCGGGTGGTGCAAGTGCCCATTACCACATGATGAGCGATTTGTCGAAAGGTGAGCCTATATCCTTCATTCTGCCTTGCTCAGTATAGGTACATTTCGAATTCGATACATTCGCCCTTTCGCCAATTTAGCGGTTACGTACGTTTTAGTCCCCAGGGAGATTATATCGTCCTtcgataaattgtaaaatatacgGATGAAACTGGTAGGAAAAGAAGAAGTGCACGTGCGGGGTACTACCGTGACCTATTGCAAGTCGCGAGTTAGGCTGCGTAAACGTGACGAACGATTGAAACATACCATTACCACGCGACAGTAGTAAAACTCACGACAAGTTCCGAAATTGCGCAACGAATGATGCACGACAAGCTGAAAAGAAGTAACGCGTGCAAAGCGTTCTGATCTCTGCTGCGTTGTTCGTCGTATGCAATTCTCTCGTTCGAACAAGTACCGAATACGAAGTTTCATAAAAAAAGTAGCGGCCGTCGCGcataattaaaagtaaaaattctttaaaccttaataattaaaagtcaaatGTCATCTTGAATATCACATTACTTTATAAAGAAGAACAGATATCCTAGGAACAATGCTCAAGGACAGAGAATCTATAGAAAAAGATATCGGATTATTTACACGCTGTAAAGTAATCCTATTATTCATTCAACGTCACGTTCTCGGTTAACGATGAAGATTGTGTAATTTGATTTATTCGTAAAAGGCATTGTCGATACTTAGgcaaaacatatatataacatttgtACGAAACAGGACTTTTCCATCGTGCTATCTCGCAAAGTGGTACCGCCGACTGTCGCTGGGCCGTGGCTAAACCCGGTTCGGCGAGAAAGAAGGCCACGAAGCTGGCCAAACTTCTGGCTTGTCCTTCGAAAGATTCGAAGCAGCTCGTCGATTGCCTGCGTACGAAAGAAGCCACTGAACTTATTGCAACCGATCGATCTTTTCAAGTAAGTAATATTATCTTGTTCCCCGCTACTTTGGGAGATTCCGTCTTTCTaggaggagaaaaagaaggactATACGACGATGTTCGTTAATATCGGACGCGTATAACCGGTAAACCCATAGATTGcgtagaataataaaattctagaAACGAGATTACGCGAAGCTGAAATATTGGAAACGATTACGGTTCGCTATCGACTTTCGAGAAAATAGTAAAACTGCAAATCATTTAACCACTTGACATACGATTTAAATTGGAGAATTTTCGGCCGATCTACGTTTGgtccgatcatcgtactacgggctgtgcccgtagttgtaggttaaggggttaatatAGTGGAGATCGTTTGGACGATCGTTTCGAGTTGAGGTTTTCGACGAAGTAGCAACGTAAGACGATTCGGTAGGAATGTCGAGTCATAAGACGAAGAAAGCAACAAAGGGAAATACGTCTGATATATAATTTCGTAAATTATAGATTACGTTTCGTGACCAATCGCTTTTTTTCTACGATTAACGAGACCATCGCACGAGAAACGAAGTCTTAACGCTGGAATTTAACATCGAGCGTTTAAAATTCTATACAAAGAGAAACATGTTCGTAGATTGACTTCCATTATATAAGTTTACGTTATTCGCGCAATTAATATTTGCAGCTAGCTAAGCGAAACAAGGTAAAAAGGCAACCGCGTGATTTCATAGCGTGTATCGGTACCTTTGCGATACGATACATCGCGCTACCGTGCTTCCAGCTAGATGTTTATGCGCCGCAAATCAATCTTTTGAATACAATCGCGTTTATGTTTGCAAATCTCGAACGAATTCTTccatttgaaatttgttttcgtCGTTATCGATGTAAATCGGTTACGAAATCGAGCAACACGACGAGAACTGGTTACGTCGGGAAATTGAGAAATATGCTGCGAGATAGAAAAGAAACGTACGTCGTATTACATATTGAACGTGACAGTTTTAACTTCTGGAAAACCAGTTCCTGCGTTTGCTAACGTAACCACTCGCGGCAACATTTCAGAATAGCAACGAAAATCAATATCCCGTGTAAATTCTTGGTCGATATGTTTACTCGCGTTGAGTAAATACGAAAGGTAGCAGGAAAACTTGGATCGAAAACATCTGAGAATATCAAATATAAGTCGGAAAATAAGCGAACGCGCTATGACACGACAGGAAGAGAAAGGCGATTGGGAACGAAGCGACAAATCGACTGCGTTGTTTTACCTTCTcggaagagagaagaaagttTCTATCTTGAGGAAACGTCTAAACGGGTTTCTCGGGGATTCGAACAACGCTTGAGCTTCGCTTGAAACTTCGATGAACTCGTACGAACATTCCGTTCTCCCTGACTTTTGCATACATTGTAGAAATTAACATTTCAAATCACTCCACGACGTATAATTGTTCTCCGCGTATAACAGCagatttcgtttaattttcaaGATATCGATGAAAAAACTGGGGATATCACACAGCGTACTTTTACGACAGCGGATGCGTCAGGTTTGGTTGCCGGCCGCTTGTCTTCTCTGTTTGTAAACGAGAGCCGCGGGCGAGTTTAAAGACTCTATGCACAGCGTGTGTACGCGAGGTTGCAAAAAAACGCGTGTCGTAACTTGTAACACGAACGAATATCATCGATTTTTCAGATTTTTCGATGCGGACGCTGCGAGGCGTCTTGTGCGAAATAACAGCGACCGCTCTATTTCGTAAAATAGTATCGGTCAGTCGTTCCATTATATTTCTGATTAATTCGTTACTATTTCACGCAAACGTTGCTCGTAAACAGAAGATAAACGACCGGCAGCCAATATCGACGCATGCCCGCTTCTATCGAGTTGGCGACTAAGCGATTGcagattttgtcaataccacctaatgacaaaatccgcgatcgcttagttgccaactcgATATAAGTGGAATTCAATGCATAGTGCGGCGAGGTTCTCGCGCGTATCTCGCAAACCAAACGAATCCACCGGTTGCGTATAAGAAAACGTAGACGAGAAAGTTCAAGATATTCTACGATTACCCAAAAATCATGGAAATCAAGGGATAGGCGGCGTTTCTACAGCTTCGCTCGAGTTATCGTGGCGATATCGAGTTATACGGAGAACGGTGAAAGCGAGGATCCAACAAAATCTATGTATAGCATCCGTGTCACGAAATCTAGAATAACGTTGTAAGAGAATTTTGGGAACCGAATTTCGGGAATCGATATACGGACATTGTAAAAGTCGACTGTTTCTATTTCTCTGTTAGGAATTTTCTTACTGTCCGGTGATATACTTCAAACCTGCGATCGAACCTGTTCACCCTGGTGCATTCTTAACGGAAGATCCCGCAGTTACGTCGAGGAACGGCCGCTTGTCAGACATTCCGTGGATGACAGGAATTATGTCCGAGGAGGGATCGCTCATAGTACCAGGTACTTTCGGGCTAAGCGCACGACTCGTTTTCTCTCGTTCCACGTTAGATCTTTAACGTTATCTCTCTTCGTGAAACTTTACGACCGATATAAttgctctttctcttttcgttttcttttttcattagGATTGTACGGACGAGACAACGGAGAATTGGTTAAGAAGCTGGACGAGAATTTCTTGGATCTCGCTCCGATGACGTTGGTGTTCGACGAAACGTGTCGTAAAGGCGAAGAGAAACGCGTGGCCGCCGAAATCCGCAAGTTCTATTTCGATCAGGCTGCCATTGACAATTCCACGCGATTCCAGCTGATCAACGTGAGTTCGCCGCGAAACTTACGCGTTCGAATAAAGTAGAATTTGCGACGAAGGTCGTCGAACAAACGCGTCGTCGTTCTGAACAAGTTTTTCCTAGACGTATAACGAGTGGTCGATTTTACTTTCAAAGTTACACGAGAACGAACGTGTTGGATATCATAGCGGCCGTGCGCAGCTGTCAACGTGTTGTGTACTCGTGAATTTTGACAAcgttcttttaaatatttgcatctgtataaattatgaaaaaaggCGATAAAAAGTTCAGTCGTTGAATTTCAAATACGAAGAAGTAGGTAGTGACTCGCGTAAATACTTGTCGATACGACTACATCGACGTACCTACAATTTTGACgcacacacgcgcgcacgcAGACGAATCGCAACATTTAATCTTCAACTTTGTATAAAGTAGAAAAAGTTGTTCAGAATTCGGCGACCGATGTTATTCGACGTTATTCGCCAACTCTATCGAAGTTGCTATTTCTTCATCGGTCCTGGCAATTAGCTCGTCTTTCGATATATTCGCTGCTCCGAAATCATCGACGTATACAGCTACGTTGCAGCGAATTTTTTACTGCCGCAACGAAGACCGTTGAATACGTCGTGCTACGAAGATGCAGATATCATGCCAGCTACGATCTTTGTTCGAGTCAAAGTAGATTTAGCAAATCTTTCGACCGATACGTTTGTAACGTCCTGCGATTAATTTCGGGGCAAGCGATAAGTTGTTCCTGCTCGTCGTAatcgttcgaatatttttaacaGATGTTCAGCGACGCTTGGTTCACTCACGCGGCTCGCACTTCGGTGCGCAACTATCTGGAGAAGCAGTCTTCTCCCGTGTATTATTACTATCTGTCGTACAGAGGAAGCGCATCCTTCAGCAGGATATTTGGCGATGCTAACAATAATTACGGAGTATCTCACGCGGACGAACTTCAGTATCTGTTTCCTGTCGGAGAACAATTATTCAAGGATATACCGCTGAGCGAGAAGGACCTCGAGATGGTGGACGTTCTCACGAGCCTTTGGTACAACTTTGCGAACTCCGGGTAAGTATTTCCGATACGATCGCGCGATAGAAATAATTTGTCGGTTATCCGTTAGATCGTTGTTTGGAAGATGCGATATCGAGCGCTGAGAGACTAATTAATATTGCAGCAATCCTACGCCGGAAGTGTCGGAGCAGATACCGATCAAATGGAAACCGGTTAGAACGCAGAATCTCGAGTATCTTCACATAGGACAAGACGACATTCGGATGTCGGAGAATCTTCTGCGGGAGAGAATAGACTTCTGGCAAGCTTTACCGGTACGAGTGGATTTTGACACCCAACGTCAATGGAAAGAcgaattgtaaaaaaaaaagtacgtGTCGCGAAGAATCGTAAAGTTGAACGCCCCACCGGATGcatttttttagaaattgtaTTTCTGTTCTCAGGTACTTTTAAAAATCACGGGCGCGATCGTATCGCACGATCGTATTTGCATCGGAGTCACGCAAAATTGTCGAAGGTCGATACTCTACCATCGGGAACGATCTTGCTTCGGCATACAACCAACGATTTTACGTACAATATATGCTTTTAATATTCATGGTTGTACAAAAAAGTATACGTACATGATCGTAGAAAGATTCGTGATTGCTATCGCTATACACTTTTTTAATACGTAACTCCGCAGCTACGTTGCATCTCCGCTACGACGTTTCGTCCGTCGACGTTCTATCTGCGGACCAGTGTTTTCCATTTTAGAAAATAAGTATAATCGCGTTCGAGTTGGAAGATTTTCAGCGGAGTGAAACAACGAGAAAAGCAAACGGCGAGAGTCAACGTTAGAAACGTGGATCGTTGGAAGGAAAATACACTGGACGCGTAGCGGTATATGTCctactctttctttttcgcttTCTTTCGCTTCTTGTTGGCCTTGGCTCGATCGTTTGCTCGTTTCTCCTCGTACGTGGGACCAAGCGCCATTGGTAATTGCAACTTTGGTCGTGACACTCGAACAGCCATACAAGCTATAGAATAATTTTCCGGATGACAGTGTCCGAAAACTTTGAATTTGCTCTTCTCCTTGTGTAAATGTTCGTACGGTATTTCATAGAGCGTTTGGAAATTTAACCTCCTGGCTGAAAGTATCGGATCGCGTTGACGCGTTATCTGAAAGACGACGCGAACCGCTTGATCGTCGTCGCGAAACGGCCGACGAAACGAAACGTACCGATGGTCTGGGCAGCTCCGGAAGTGAATTGTCCGGCGCAAGCGGTCGCGAGGTAACTCGCTCGAGCCATGCAACAACGTACCAACGCGGTACCGATGCCATTATTCTGATGCTCGGGTTTTACACAGAGGATGTCGATCCATACGAGTCCGTCCACGTTCATTATTTCGTGCGTCCGAGCCTTGGTAGTGACGTAGCCTTTCAACGTCATTACCTGACGCAACGTCTCTCCTAGCTACAAACGGAAAACTATTTATCGCTACGttttctacaaaaaaaaaaaaaaaaaaaaaaaaagaacatgGTAAATCTAACAGCTAAACGATAAATTGGTAAATGTTAAATCTCTGTTTAAACCGAGATCGAACCCATCGGTCCTTTGGTAAGCTCGAACGACGATATTCGTAGGTTTGCTGAAACGCGATGTTAATTACGGTTAATCGTTCATCGACGATTTCTACGCTTACTAAGACATGTTTCACGATGCTGTACAGTTCCTTCCTGATGTACCATTGAGATTTTTCGAACATCG encodes:
- the LOC126870907 gene encoding venom carboxylesterase-6, which gives rise to MTRHLRNLLKFCLVCVCLFEFIAANAPLVKVKNGTLSGLFMRTRKGREFAGFRGIPYALPPVRELRFEAPKPAAAWDGVRSAKDDANICVQRNIFTYDDAIVGDEDCLYLNVYTPKVPTAEDKLKGGYPVMIWLHGGGWVCGAGHSDYYHPKFLLDHDVILVAVNYRLGPIGFLSTEDLVCPGNNGLKDQAMSIRWVHENIAVFGGDPNRVTIFGESAGGASAHYHMMSDLSKGLFHRAISQSGTADCRWAVAKPGSARKKATKLAKLLACPSKDSKQLVDCLRTKEATELIATDRSFQEFSYCPVIYFKPAIEPVHPGAFLTEDPAVTSRNGRLSDIPWMTGIMSEEGSLIVPGLYGRDNGELVKKLDENFLDLAPMTLVFDETCRKGEEKRVAAEIRKFYFDQAAIDNSTRFQLINMFSDAWFTHAARTSVRNYLEKQSSPVYYYYLSYRGSASFSRIFGDANNNYGVSHADELQYLFPVGEQLFKDIPLSEKDLEMVDVLTSLWYNFANSGNPTPEVSEQIPIKWKPVRTQNLEYLHIGQDDIRMSENLLRERIDFWQALPVRVDFDTQRQWKDEL